A stretch of the Synechocystis sp. PCC 7338 genome encodes the following:
- a CDS encoding LysR family transcriptional regulator translates to MDRLACMQSFVRAIEMNSFSAVAREQQTTQPTISKQIAALEKYLGVRLITRSTTKLNLTEEGKQYYQYCQQILETVAEAEASLEGKEKAVGILRLGCSVLFGEMQIVPRLNLFITRYPQVKIDLMMADYFVDMVQEGLDLSIRIGNHQDKSLISERIGITRRVTVASTSYFEKSGEPKTPEDLAKHNCIVYTSLSTINEWHFHEKNEVVKVNVKGSFQTNSSVAVRAAVLSGLGIAIAPIWMFGEDIYRGDLKVVLQDYQPVPFPIYAVYRRSRFYPAKVHCFIDFLREEFKLDPWVSDYGT, encoded by the coding sequence ATGGATCGTCTTGCTTGTATGCAGAGTTTTGTTCGAGCGATCGAAATGAATAGCTTTTCCGCCGTGGCAAGGGAACAACAAACAACTCAACCAACCATCAGTAAACAAATTGCCGCCCTAGAAAAATATTTGGGGGTGAGGTTAATCACTCGCTCCACAACCAAACTCAATTTAACCGAAGAAGGAAAACAATATTATCAATACTGTCAACAAATCTTGGAAACAGTTGCTGAAGCAGAAGCTAGCTTAGAAGGCAAAGAGAAAGCCGTTGGTATTTTACGTTTAGGTTGTTCGGTCCTATTTGGCGAAATGCAAATCGTGCCCCGCTTAAATCTTTTTATCACCCGCTATCCCCAAGTTAAAATAGACTTAATGATGGCTGATTATTTTGTCGATATGGTGCAAGAAGGACTAGACCTTTCTATTCGTATTGGCAATCATCAAGATAAGTCCTTAATTAGTGAACGTATTGGTATCACCCGTCGTGTAACGGTAGCTAGCACCAGTTATTTTGAAAAATCAGGGGAACCGAAAACACCAGAAGATCTAGCCAAGCATAATTGTATTGTCTATACTTCCTTGTCTACCATTAATGAATGGCATTTTCATGAAAAAAATGAAGTTGTTAAGGTTAATGTTAAAGGTAGTTTTCAAACTAATAGCTCCGTTGCTGTGCGAGCCGCCGTTTTATCAGGTTTAGGCATTGCGATCGCCCCGATTTGGATGTTTGGTGAAGATATTTATCGGGGGGATCTTAAAGTTGTTTTACAGGACTATCAACCCGTGCCTTTTCCCATCTACGCCGTCTATCGTCGCAGTCGCTTTTATCCTGCCAAAGTTCATTGTTTTATTGATTTTTTACGAGAAGAATTTAAGCTAGACCCTTGGGTTTCTGACTATGGCACCTAA
- a CDS encoding peroxiredoxin-like family protein: MNLQIELYKFHQESLKKTPPKRAAVFSDFIKGLTEEFKNRRQLRIGDFAPDFTLINTQGEKIILSEQLKQGPVLLKFFRGYWCPYCGLELRAYQKVVNKIRALGGTILAISPQTLTASQKTIERHDLTYDLLSDHGLQTAQDYELVFTVPDAVKQIYLQSGCVIPDHNGIEEWLLPIPATFVIDRRGHIALAYINVNFRVRYEPADAISILLSLFVDN; the protein is encoded by the coding sequence GTGAATTTACAAATTGAACTATATAAGTTTCACCAAGAATCTTTAAAAAAAACACCTCCCAAAAGAGCTGCTGTTTTTTCGGATTTTATTAAAGGTTTGACTGAGGAATTTAAAAATCGAAGACAGTTGAGAATAGGAGATTTTGCCCCTGATTTTACCTTAATAAATACCCAGGGAGAAAAGATTATCCTTTCTGAACAACTTAAACAAGGCCCTGTCTTGCTCAAGTTTTTTCGGGGTTATTGGTGTCCCTATTGTGGTTTAGAACTACGGGCTTATCAAAAGGTTGTTAATAAAATTCGAGCATTAGGAGGAACTATTTTAGCCATTTCTCCCCAAACTCTAACCGCTTCTCAGAAAACCATTGAGCGTCATGATTTGACTTACGATCTCCTCAGTGACCATGGTTTACAAACGGCTCAGGATTATGAATTAGTTTTTACTGTTCCCGATGCGGTCAAACAAATTTATTTACAATCCGGCTGTGTTATTCCTGATCATAATGGCATAGAGGAATGGTTATTACCTATCCCCGCTACATTTGTGATTGATCGTCGTGGACATATCGCTTTGGCCTACATCAATGTGAATTTCCGTGTTCGCTATGAACCCGCCGATGCGATCTCCATTTTACTGTCTCTTTTTGTTGATAATTAG
- a CDS encoding DUF4079 domain-containing protein: MMDFQDTWALLHPAIAIIVVFPLLGIVVNRALLTRERRLVTKAGEKSKIPPVVGTEHVAIGRHLTIAVVGVTFLGLAYPLFSKFINKNVISQEPFRVFLVIAVFGFSIASFVFLFRAKTKLWRGTFASLTGMGLVLLGSQPEIYRRGHEWLVSHFYYGILAAFLMIFSVATTQDIYQDRQNRWRNAHIIINSLALLLFIGQGITGARDLLEIPLHWQAPYVYQCDSVSKTCPQFK, encoded by the coding sequence ATGATGGATTTTCAAGATACCTGGGCTTTGCTACATCCCGCAATCGCCATTATTGTAGTTTTCCCTCTGTTGGGCATTGTGGTCAATCGTGCTTTACTCACTCGTGAACGGCGTTTAGTAACGAAAGCGGGAGAAAAAAGTAAAATTCCCCCGGTGGTTGGCACTGAACACGTGGCGATCGGGAGACATCTCACTATAGCGGTGGTGGGTGTTACTTTTTTAGGGTTAGCCTATCCACTTTTTTCTAAATTTATTAATAAAAATGTCATCTCCCAGGAACCTTTTCGGGTTTTCCTGGTGATTGCTGTATTTGGCTTTAGTATTGCATCTTTTGTTTTTTTATTTCGTGCAAAAACAAAACTTTGGCGAGGCACTTTCGCCAGCTTAACAGGCATGGGGTTAGTATTGTTAGGGAGTCAACCTGAAATTTATCGCCGAGGACATGAATGGCTTGTATCCCATTTTTATTATGGAATTTTAGCCGCATTTTTAATGATTTTTTCAGTAGCAACTACCCAAGATATTTATCAAGATCGTCAAAATCGTTGGCGCAATGCCCACATTATTATTAATAGCCTTGCCTTATTACTTTTTATTGGTCAAGGGATAACAGGAGCGAGGGATTTACTAGAAATTCCACTCCATTGGCAAGCACCGTATGTTTATCAATGTGATTCTGTCAGTAAAACGTGTCCTCAGTTCAAGTAA
- a CDS encoding cupin domain-containing protein, whose product MDNQRIFDLEQMACFSEQGATVTPVIETENSSIAIWAVRPQQIVQPHFHPDGQDTWVMLKGTLTYYLGEHKSQTLTQGEVAIAEKGQVHGAINHSQENAVFVSIYSAPQIGYQRELDY is encoded by the coding sequence ATGGATAACCAACGGATTTTTGACTTAGAGCAAATGGCTTGTTTTTCCGAGCAAGGGGCAACGGTAACGCCGGTAATTGAGACAGAAAATTCTAGTATTGCTATCTGGGCTGTTCGACCGCAGCAAATTGTTCAGCCCCATTTTCATCCCGATGGTCAAGATACCTGGGTTATGCTAAAAGGGACTTTGACTTATTATTTGGGGGAACATAAAAGTCAAACTTTGACGCAAGGGGAAGTGGCGATCGCCGAAAAAGGTCAAGTCCATGGAGCGATCAATCATAGTCAAGAAAATGCAGTTTTTGTTTCCATTTATTCGGCTCCTCAGATTGGCTATCAACGGGAATTAGATTATTAA
- a CDS encoding DMT family transporter has product MKTLISIFGTFLNRIPSPIYLALAVVIFSAANAVTSRIIELGQAYTIDGRNPISFCNVLFVGNLCALGLMILIFYPDWQIDKLKKLTRKDWLLLTITAILSRAIAPGLMFSALDQTNVTNVVLIGRLEPIFTLILSIFLLKASTNWLSILATLISFIGVAVTVFWGVSDPINMVIHFNFGLGEIFVAIAAFISAITTILSKQQLQSIPVSIFTVYRSLLGTFVFFWIAVILYGFDHFMDVFSPILWQWMLVYGAIIVVLGQLFWLAGLKTASFIQINLASLVTPILAIIFAYLILQETPTQAQYLGGTFLLVGAIISFVDNLQASKRKQTLNPRQTMDTNVGFRGV; this is encoded by the coding sequence ATGAAAACACTTATTTCTATTTTTGGCACCTTTTTAAATCGGATTCCCAGCCCGATTTATCTTGCCCTTGCCGTAGTGATTTTTTCAGCGGCCAACGCTGTAACTAGTCGCATAATTGAGTTGGGCCAAGCTTATACAATTGATGGTCGGAATCCCATTTCTTTTTGTAATGTTCTTTTTGTGGGTAATTTGTGTGCCTTGGGTTTAATGATATTAATTTTTTACCCTGATTGGCAAATTGATAAATTAAAAAAGTTAACCAGAAAAGATTGGTTGCTTTTAACTATTACAGCTATTTTATCAAGAGCCATTGCCCCTGGATTAATGTTCAGCGCCCTAGATCAAACAAATGTGACCAATGTGGTTTTAATTGGAAGATTGGAACCAATTTTCACCCTAATTTTAAGTATTTTTCTGTTAAAAGCTTCCACAAATTGGTTAAGCATACTGGCAACCTTAATTTCTTTTATCGGAGTTGCTGTTACGGTTTTCTGGGGAGTTTCTGATCCAATTAACATGGTTATCCATTTCAATTTTGGGTTGGGGGAAATTTTTGTGGCGATCGCCGCTTTCATTTCGGCAATTACAACAATCCTGAGTAAACAACAACTGCAATCTATTCCAGTAAGTATTTTTACTGTTTATCGTAGTTTATTGGGAACTTTTGTATTTTTTTGGATAGCAGTTATTCTTTACGGGTTTGACCATTTTATGGATGTTTTTTCTCCTATTCTGTGGCAATGGATGTTAGTCTATGGGGCTATTATTGTTGTTCTTGGTCAATTGTTTTGGTTAGCCGGTCTTAAGACTGCCAGTTTTATTCAAATTAATTTGGCAAGCTTAGTCACCCCTATTTTAGCCATAATTTTTGCCTATCTAATCCTACAAGAAACTCCTACACAAGCCCAGTATTTAGGCGGAACTTTCTTATTAGTGGGAGCAATAATAAGTTTTGTGGATAATTTACAAGCATCAAAACGTAAGCAAACTTTGAATCCTCGTCAAACAATGGATACGAATGTCGGCTTTCGAGGGGTTTAG
- the clcA gene encoding H(+)/Cl(-) exchange transporter ClcA, with amino-acid sequence MASHFERSNRRWLDRLPRNLTDSARSLHPRTLLAAIVVGLITGAVGAGFKSAVNNVLQWRSQLASLLSPIPPLAWLVTALVSGGMVALSFWLMKRFAPDTSGSGIPQIEGHLDGKLPLIWQRVLPIKLVGGFLSLGAGMLAGFEGPTIQMGGGIGQMIGSWLKSSQEHQRILIAVGAGAGLATAFNAPLAGMALIGEEMRPRFRSQTLAYHGLLFGCVMATIVLRMIRGQSAIISLTQFKRVPLDSLWMFIILGILFGVMGYAFNRGLFKLLDWFDLLPPLAMRWKGFILGSVIGILSLLPLPLTNGGDNAVLWAFNSQSHSSTLILVFCGRFLLTLICYGSGAIGGIFAPMLGIASIASVVIARHFHLLFSAQIPEPAVMAIAGMGALVAATVRAPLTAILLTIEMTDNYFVILPLLVTCLVASVVAEGLGGKPIYAVLLERTLAKQNHG; translated from the coding sequence ATGGCTTCCCACTTTGAAAGGTCAAATCGACGCTGGTTAGATAGATTGCCCAGAAATTTAACCGACAGTGCTCGTTCTCTCCATCCCCGTACCCTATTGGCGGCCATTGTGGTGGGGTTGATTACTGGAGCGGTGGGGGCTGGTTTTAAGTCCGCTGTTAATAATGTGCTCCAATGGCGATCTCAATTGGCCAGCCTCTTGTCCCCCATTCCCCCGTTGGCCTGGTTGGTGACCGCTTTGGTGAGTGGGGGCATGGTGGCACTCAGCTTTTGGTTAATGAAGCGCTTTGCCCCGGATACCAGTGGCAGTGGTATTCCTCAAATTGAAGGGCATTTAGACGGGAAATTGCCCTTGATATGGCAGAGAGTATTGCCCATCAAACTCGTGGGAGGCTTTTTGTCCCTGGGGGCCGGTATGTTGGCGGGTTTTGAAGGGCCAACCATTCAAATGGGGGGAGGCATTGGACAAATGATAGGAAGCTGGTTGAAATCTAGCCAAGAACATCAACGAATTTTAATTGCGGTGGGGGCCGGGGCCGGTTTAGCCACCGCCTTTAACGCCCCCTTGGCGGGCATGGCGCTGATTGGAGAAGAAATGCGGCCCCGTTTTCGCAGTCAAACTTTGGCCTACCACGGACTGCTGTTTGGCTGTGTGATGGCCACCATTGTTCTGCGGATGATTCGGGGACAATCCGCCATTATCAGTTTGACTCAATTTAAACGGGTTCCCCTGGATTCCCTCTGGATGTTCATCATTTTGGGCATTTTGTTTGGGGTCATGGGTTACGCCTTCAACCGGGGTCTATTCAAACTACTGGACTGGTTTGATCTACTCCCTCCCCTAGCGATGCGATGGAAAGGCTTTATCCTCGGTTCAGTCATCGGGATTTTGTCTCTATTGCCCTTACCCCTCACCAATGGCGGGGACAATGCGGTGCTCTGGGCTTTTAATAGTCAGTCCCATTCTTCGACGCTAATACTGGTGTTTTGTGGTAGGTTCCTGTTAACTCTGATTTGCTATGGCTCCGGAGCGATCGGTGGTATTTTTGCTCCCATGCTAGGTATTGCTTCCATTGCTAGCGTTGTCATAGCTCGGCATTTTCATTTACTATTTTCTGCTCAAATTCCCGAACCCGCCGTGATGGCGATCGCCGGTATGGGGGCTTTAGTTGCCGCAACGGTGCGGGCCCCATTGACAGCCATTTTGCTCACCATTGAAATGACTGATAACTATTTTGTGATTTTGCCTCTGTTGGTCACCTGTCTAGTGGCTAGTGTGGTGGCGGAAGGATTGGGTGGTAAACCTATTTATGCAGTATTGTTGGAGAGAACTTTAGCCAAACAAAACCATGGCTAA
- a CDS encoding serine hydrolase, whose amino-acid sequence MAFFQQDPALGDMAQAILESTWQTFPALQRDQIALTWLVYDAPVMVNTGGAIAANEFWQYPVRGFSYRGIERIYPASVVKLFYLVAMAEWLEGSMVKDSPELERAVRDMIVDSSNDATSLVVDTLTGTSSGPMLPPGPFETWQQQRNIVNRYFKSLGWEELQNINVNQKTWGDGYYGRERAFVGELYEQRNMLTTNAVARLLHSIIGGVAVSSIRSQQMMQLLKRDLTVAPPSPGEDNQITGFLGEALPKDAQIWSKAGWTGQVRHDCAYIEIPHQSPYLLVVFTENSALAGDRRLLPFISQAFANAY is encoded by the coding sequence ATGGCATTTTTTCAGCAAGATCCAGCCCTGGGGGATATGGCCCAGGCGATCCTTGAAAGCACTTGGCAGACTTTCCCTGCTTTGCAACGGGACCAAATTGCCTTGACCTGGCTAGTTTATGATGCTCCAGTAATGGTTAATACCGGAGGGGCGATCGCCGCCAATGAATTTTGGCAGTATCCCGTGCGGGGCTTTAGTTACCGGGGCATTGAACGCATTTATCCCGCTAGCGTGGTGAAATTGTTTTATCTGGTGGCCATGGCGGAATGGTTGGAAGGGAGCATGGTTAAGGATTCCCCGGAGTTGGAGCGGGCGGTGCGGGATATGATTGTGGACTCCAGCAACGATGCCACCAGCTTAGTGGTGGATACACTCACCGGTACCAGCAGTGGGCCCATGTTACCGCCGGGCCCCTTTGAAACCTGGCAGCAACAGCGTAATATTGTGAACCGTTATTTTAAATCCCTGGGCTGGGAGGAGTTGCAGAACATTAATGTCAACCAAAAGACCTGGGGTGATGGTTACTACGGCCGGGAAAGGGCCTTTGTGGGAGAACTTTACGAACAGCGCAACATGTTGACCACCAACGCTGTGGCCCGTTTACTGCACAGTATCATTGGCGGTGTGGCCGTGTCCTCAATCCGTTCCCAACAAATGATGCAATTGCTCAAGCGGGATTTAACGGTCGCTCCGCCCTCCCCAGGGGAGGATAACCAAATTACCGGCTTTCTCGGTGAAGCATTACCCAAAGATGCCCAAATTTGGTCTAAGGCCGGTTGGACGGGCCAGGTGCGCCATGATTGTGCCTACATTGAAATTCCCCACCAGAGTCCCTATCTTTTGGTGGTATTTACTGAAAATTCTGCCCTCGCTGGCGATCGCCGTTTATTGCCGTTTATTTCCCAAGCCTTCGCCAATGCCTACTAA
- the psbC gene encoding photosystem II reaction center protein CP43 has product MVTLSNTSMVGGRDLPSTGFAWWSGNARLINLSGKLLGAHVAHAGLIVFWAGAMTLFEVAHFIPEKPMYEQGLILLPHIATLGWGVGPAGEVTDIFPFFVVGVLHLISSAVLGLGGIYHALRGPEVLEEYSSFFGYDWKDKNQMTNIIGYHLILLGCGALLLVFKAMFFGGVYDTWAPGGGDVRVITNPTLNPAIIFGYLLKAPFGGEGWIISVNNMEDIIGGHIWIGLICISGGIWHILTKPFGWARRALIWSGEAYLSYSLGALSLMGFIASIFVWFNNTAYPSEFYGPTGMEASQSQAFTFLVRDQRLGANIASAQGPTGLGKYLMRSPSGEIIFGGETMRFWDFRGPWLEPLRGPNGLDLDKLRNDIQPWQVRRAAEYMTHAPLGSLNSVGGVITDVNSFNYVSPRAWLATSHFVLGFFFLVGHLWHAGRARAAAAGFEKGIDRETEPTLFMPDLD; this is encoded by the coding sequence GTGGTAACGCTCTCTAATACTTCGATGGTGGGGGGACGTGACCTTCCCTCTACCGGTTTTGCTTGGTGGTCGGGGAATGCCCGACTGATTAATCTCTCCGGTAAATTGCTTGGTGCCCACGTTGCCCATGCCGGTTTGATCGTTTTTTGGGCTGGGGCCATGACCCTGTTTGAAGTTGCCCACTTCATCCCCGAAAAACCCATGTATGAGCAGGGTTTAATTCTCCTGCCCCACATTGCTACCCTGGGCTGGGGCGTTGGTCCCGCTGGGGAAGTAACTGATATTTTCCCCTTCTTTGTTGTGGGGGTATTGCACTTAATTTCTTCGGCCGTTTTAGGTCTTGGGGGTATTTACCATGCTCTCCGGGGCCCTGAAGTTCTGGAAGAATATTCCAGCTTCTTTGGCTACGACTGGAAAGATAAAAACCAGATGACCAATATCATTGGCTACCACTTAATCCTGTTGGGTTGTGGTGCTTTGTTACTGGTCTTTAAAGCCATGTTCTTTGGCGGTGTCTATGATACCTGGGCCCCCGGTGGTGGGGACGTGCGGGTGATTACCAATCCCACCCTTAACCCGGCAATTATCTTTGGCTATCTGCTGAAGGCGCCCTTTGGGGGAGAAGGTTGGATCATCAGTGTCAACAACATGGAAGACATCATCGGTGGTCACATCTGGATTGGTTTGATCTGTATTTCCGGTGGTATTTGGCACATTCTCACTAAGCCTTTCGGTTGGGCTCGCCGGGCTCTGATCTGGTCTGGGGAAGCTTATCTTTCCTACAGCTTGGGTGCCCTTTCTTTAATGGGCTTTATTGCTTCCATTTTTGTTTGGTTCAATAACACCGCTTACCCCAGTGAATTCTATGGTCCCACTGGTATGGAAGCTTCCCAATCCCAAGCCTTCACCTTCTTGGTGCGGGACCAACGGTTGGGTGCTAACATTGCTTCTGCCCAAGGCCCCACTGGTCTAGGTAAATACCTGATGCGTTCTCCTTCTGGAGAAATCATCTTTGGTGGTGAAACCATGCGTTTCTGGGATTTCCGTGGCCCTTGGTTGGAACCCCTCCGGGGCCCCAATGGTTTGGACCTCGACAAACTCCGCAACGACATTCAGCCCTGGCAAGTACGGCGGGCGGCTGAATATATGACCCACGCTCCCCTTGGTTCTTTGAACTCTGTGGGTGGGGTAATCACCGATGTTAACTCCTTTAACTACGTTTCTCCCCGGGCTTGGTTGGCAACTTCCCACTTCGTCCTTGGCTTCTTCTTCCTGGTGGGTCACCTCTGGCATGCTGGTCGTGCTCGGGCGGCGGCCGCTGGTTTTGAAAAAGGCATTGACCGGGAAACTGAACCCACGTTGTTCATGCCTGACCTAGACTAA
- the psbD gene encoding photosystem II D2 protein (photosystem q(a) protein) produces the protein MTIAVGRAPVERGWFDVLDDWLKRDRFVFIGWSGLLLFPCAFMALGGWLTGTTFVTSWYTHGLASSYLEGANFLTVAVSSPADAFGHSLLFLWGPEAQGNLTRWFQIGGLWPFVALHGAFGLIGFMLRQFEISRLVGIRPYNAIAFSGPIAVFVSVFLMYPLGQSSWFFAPSFGVAGIFRFILFLQGFHNWTLNPFHMMGVAGILGGALLCAIHGATVENTLFEDGEDSNTFRAFEPTQAEETYSMVTANRFWSQIFGIAFSNKRWLHFFMLFVPVTGLWMSSVGIVGLALNLRAYDFVSQELRAAEDPEFETFYTKNILLNEGMRAWMAPQDQPHENFIFPEEVLPRGNAL, from the coding sequence ATGACTATTGCAGTCGGACGCGCCCCAGTCGAAAGAGGATGGTTTGATGTCCTCGACGATTGGCTAAAGCGTGATCGTTTCGTATTTATTGGTTGGTCTGGTTTGCTGCTCTTCCCCTGTGCCTTCATGGCCCTGGGGGGATGGCTGACCGGCACCACCTTCGTTACTTCCTGGTACACCCACGGTCTAGCCAGTTCCTATCTAGAAGGAGCTAACTTCCTGACCGTGGCGGTCTCTTCCCCCGCCGATGCCTTCGGCCATTCCCTCCTGTTCCTCTGGGGGCCCGAAGCCCAAGGTAACCTGACCCGCTGGTTTCAAATTGGTGGTTTGTGGCCCTTCGTTGCCCTCCACGGTGCTTTCGGTCTGATTGGCTTTATGCTGCGTCAGTTCGAAATTTCCCGTCTGGTCGGCATTCGTCCCTACAACGCCATCGCTTTCTCTGGTCCCATTGCGGTGTTTGTCAGCGTCTTTTTGATGTACCCCCTGGGACAATCCAGTTGGTTCTTTGCTCCTAGCTTTGGGGTAGCGGGAATCTTCCGATTCATTTTGTTCCTGCAAGGGTTCCACAACTGGACCTTGAACCCCTTCCACATGATGGGTGTTGCCGGTATTCTCGGTGGTGCTTTGTTATGTGCCATTCACGGTGCCACTGTGGAAAACACCCTGTTTGAAGATGGGGAAGATTCCAACACTTTCCGGGCATTTGAACCCACCCAAGCAGAAGAAACCTATTCTATGGTGACCGCTAACCGTTTCTGGTCTCAGATTTTCGGTATTGCCTTCTCCAACAAACGGTGGTTGCACTTCTTCATGTTGTTCGTGCCGGTAACTGGTCTGTGGATGAGTTCCGTGGGTATTGTTGGTTTAGCCTTGAACCTACGGGCCTATGACTTCGTCTCCCAGGAGCTACGGGCAGCGGAAGACCCGGAATTTGAAACGTTTTATACAAAAAACATTTTGTTGAACGAAGGGATGCGCGCCTGGATGGCTCCCCAAGATCAACCCCATGAAAACTTTATCTTCCCTGAGGAGGTTCTCCCCCGTGGTAACGCTCTCTAA
- the dnaA gene encoding chromosomal replication initiator protein DnaA, whose product MVSCENLWQQALAILATQLTKPAFDTWIKTSVLTSLGDGVATIQVENGFVLNHLQKCYGPLLMEVLTDLTGQEITVKLTTDGLEPHSLTPRQSPLTVETTAKNSTALNAKYTFSRFVVGPTNRMAHAASLAVAESPGREFNPLFLCGGVGLGKTHLMQAIAHYRLEMYPNAKVYYVSTERFTNDLITAIRQDNMEDFRAYYRSADFLLIDDIQFIKGKEYTQEEFFHTFNSLHEAGKQVVVASDRAPQRIPGLQDRLISRFSMGLIADIQVPDLETRMAILQKKAEYDRIRLPKEVIEYIASHYTSNIRELEGALIRAIAYTSLSSVAMTVENIAPVLNPPVEKVAAAPETIISIVAQHYQLKVEELLSNSRRREVSLARQVGMYLMRQHTDLSLPRIGEAFGGKDHTTVMYSCDKITQLQQKDWETSQTLTSLSHRINIAGQAPES is encoded by the coding sequence ATGGTCTCCTGCGAAAATCTTTGGCAACAGGCCCTGGCCATCCTGGCAACCCAGTTAACCAAACCGGCTTTTGACACTTGGATCAAAACATCAGTGCTGACCTCCTTAGGGGATGGAGTGGCCACCATTCAGGTGGAAAACGGCTTCGTCCTCAACCATTTGCAAAAATGCTATGGCCCACTGCTGATGGAGGTACTAACGGACTTAACTGGCCAGGAAATCACTGTGAAGTTAACCACCGACGGCCTGGAGCCCCACAGCTTAACTCCTCGCCAGTCACCCCTAACGGTGGAGACCACAGCTAAAAATTCCACTGCCCTCAATGCTAAGTACACCTTTTCGCGTTTTGTGGTGGGGCCGACCAATCGCATGGCCCATGCCGCTTCTTTGGCAGTGGCGGAATCCCCCGGGCGGGAATTTAATCCCCTTTTCCTCTGTGGCGGCGTTGGTCTAGGAAAAACCCACCTCATGCAGGCGATCGCCCATTACCGGTTGGAAATGTATCCCAATGCCAAAGTTTATTACGTTTCCACAGAACGATTCACCAATGACCTGATCACCGCTATCCGCCAGGACAATATGGAGGATTTTCGGGCATATTACCGCAGTGCCGACTTTTTGCTCATTGACGATATCCAATTTATTAAGGGCAAAGAGTACACCCAAGAGGAATTTTTTCACACCTTCAACAGCCTCCACGAAGCGGGCAAACAGGTGGTAGTGGCCTCCGATCGGGCCCCCCAAAGGATTCCTGGCCTACAGGACCGGCTCATTTCCCGCTTTTCCATGGGTTTAATCGCTGATATCCAAGTGCCGGATTTGGAAACCCGCATGGCTATTTTACAAAAAAAAGCTGAGTACGACAGGATTCGTCTACCTAAGGAGGTTATTGAGTACATTGCTTCCCATTACACTTCCAATATCCGGGAACTGGAAGGAGCCCTAATTCGGGCGATCGCCTACACGTCCCTATCGAGTGTGGCCATGACAGTGGAAAACATTGCTCCGGTGCTCAACCCCCCGGTGGAAAAGGTGGCCGCTGCCCCGGAGACCATCATCAGCATCGTGGCCCAGCATTATCAGTTAAAGGTCGAAGAACTACTGAGTAACTCCCGCCGCCGGGAAGTTAGCCTGGCTCGTCAAGTGGGGATGTATTTAATGCGTCAGCACACGGACTTGAGTTTGCCCCGCATTGGGGAAGCCTTTGGCGGTAAGGACCACACCACCGTCATGTACAGTTGCGACAAAATCACCCAACTACAACAAAAAGATTGGGAGACCAGTCAAACCCTTACTAGCCTCAGTCATCGCATCAACATTGCCGGCCAAGCCCCGGAATCCTAG
- a CDS encoding YidH family protein, translating to MVIAAKVPRVLAVSMGWVLTRGFSSHGHNELQSYLPAECMDNYPPLPEPYNLANELAKERNRAAAERTLMAWIRTSLSLISFGVGIDRIVAAIHGAFPGGRNGFHLSRTLGLSFIIIGTLALLAAAINHRQDLKCIERGRFTYQSRLSISFVVAIALVVVGTFAFLAIMFQSL from the coding sequence TTGGTTATAGCCGCCAAAGTCCCTAGGGTCTTAGCCGTTTCCATGGGTTGGGTTTTGACAAGGGGTTTTAGTTCCCATGGCCATAATGAACTGCAAAGTTACTTGCCAGCAGAATGTATGGATAACTATCCCCCACTGCCAGAGCCCTATAACCTAGCTAATGAATTGGCCAAGGAACGGAACCGGGCCGCCGCAGAACGGACCTTAATGGCTTGGATTCGCACCAGTCTTTCTTTGATTAGTTTTGGCGTGGGCATTGACCGCATTGTCGCCGCCATCCACGGCGCGTTTCCGGGAGGCAGAAATGGTTTTCATTTATCCCGGACTTTGGGTTTATCCTTTATTATCATTGGCACCTTGGCCCTACTAGCGGCCGCCATCAATCACCGTCAAGATTTAAAGTGCATTGAACGGGGACGTTTCACTTACCAGTCCCGCCTGTCCATTAGTTTTGTGGTGGCGATCGCCTTGGTGGTGGTGGGAACGTTTGCTTTTTTAGCGATTATGTTCCAGTCGCTTTAG